In the genome of Streptomyces racemochromogenes, one region contains:
- a CDS encoding metal-sulfur cluster assembly factor encodes MTENATPEASIKPATEEEVREALYDVVDPELGIDVVNLGLIYGIHIDDANIATLDMTLTSAACPLTDVIEDQAKSATEGIVNELRINWVWMPPWGPDKITDDGREQLRALGFNV; translated from the coding sequence ATGACCGAGAACGCGACGCCCGAGGCGTCGATCAAGCCGGCCACCGAGGAGGAGGTCCGCGAGGCCCTCTACGACGTGGTCGACCCCGAGCTGGGCATCGACGTCGTCAACCTGGGCCTGATCTACGGCATCCACATCGACGACGCGAACATCGCCACCCTCGACATGACGCTCACCTCGGCGGCCTGCCCGCTGACGGACGTCATCGAGGACCAGGCGAAGTCGGCGACCGAGGGCATCGTCAACGAACTCCGCATCAACTGGGTCTGGATGCCCCCGTGGGGCCCGGACAAGATCACGGACGACGGCCGTGAGCAGCTGCGCGCGCTCGGCTTCAACGTCTGA
- the sufC gene encoding Fe-S cluster assembly ATPase SufC, with protein MATLEIHDLHVSVEAENGAREILKGVDLTVKQGETHAIMGPNGSGKSTLAYSLAGHPKYTITGGTVTLDGEDVLEMSVDERARAGVFLAMQYPVEVPGVSVSNFLRTSATAIRGEAPKLRTWVKEVKSAMEQLQMDPAFAERNVNEGFSGGEKKRHEILQLELLKPKIAILDETDSGLDVDALRIVSEGVNRVREGGEVGTLLITHYTRILRYIKPDFVHVFANGRIAESGGAELADQLENEGYDKYVKGGATA; from the coding sequence ATGGCAACGCTTGAAATCCACGACCTGCACGTCTCCGTCGAGGCCGAGAACGGCGCCCGCGAGATCCTCAAGGGTGTCGACCTGACGGTCAAGCAGGGTGAGACGCACGCCATCATGGGCCCCAACGGCTCCGGCAAGTCCACCCTGGCGTACTCCCTCGCCGGTCACCCGAAGTACACCATCACCGGTGGCACCGTGACCCTCGACGGTGAGGACGTCCTGGAGATGTCCGTCGACGAGCGCGCCCGCGCCGGCGTCTTCCTCGCCATGCAGTACCCGGTCGAGGTCCCCGGCGTCTCGGTCTCCAACTTCCTGCGCACCTCCGCCACCGCCATCCGCGGCGAGGCCCCCAAGCTGCGCACCTGGGTGAAGGAGGTCAAGTCCGCGATGGAGCAGCTCCAGATGGACCCGGCCTTCGCCGAGCGCAACGTCAACGAGGGCTTCTCCGGCGGTGAGAAGAAGCGCCACGAGATCCTCCAGCTGGAGCTCCTCAAGCCGAAGATCGCGATCCTCGACGAGACGGACTCCGGCCTGGACGTCGACGCCCTGCGCATCGTCTCCGAGGGCGTCAACCGCGTCCGCGAGGGCGGTGAGGTCGGCACCCTGCTGATCACCCACTACACGCGCATCCTGCGCTACATCAAGCCCGACTTCGTGCACGTGTTCGCGAACGGCCGCATCGCCGAGTCCGGCGGCGCCGAGCTCGCCGACCAGCTGGAGAACGAGGGCTACGACAAGTACGTGAAGGGTGGCGCGACCGCGTGA
- the sufU gene encoding Fe-S cluster assembly sulfur transfer protein SufU has product MKLDSMYQELILDHYKHPHGRGLRDGDAEVHHVNPTCGDEITLRVKYDGQTLTDVSYEGQGCSISQASASVLNELLVGKELAEAQKIQGVFLELMQSKGKLEPDEEMEEVLEDAVAFVGVSKYPARVKCALLSWMAWKDATAQVLGDAERKTA; this is encoded by the coding sequence GTGAAGCTGGATTCGATGTACCAGGAACTCATCCTGGACCACTACAAGCACCCGCACGGGCGCGGCCTGCGCGACGGCGACGCCGAGGTGCACCACGTCAACCCGACGTGCGGCGACGAGATCACGCTCCGCGTGAAGTACGACGGGCAGACGCTCACCGACGTCTCCTACGAGGGCCAGGGCTGCTCCATCAGCCAGGCCAGCGCGTCCGTGCTCAACGAGCTGCTCGTCGGCAAGGAGCTGGCCGAGGCGCAGAAGATCCAGGGCGTGTTCCTGGAGCTGATGCAGTCCAAGGGCAAGCTGGAACCGGACGAGGAGATGGAAGAGGTGCTGGAGGACGCGGTCGCGTTCGTCGGCGTCTCCAAGTACCCCGCGCGCGTGAAGTGTGCTCTGCTGAGCTGGATGGCGTGGAAGGACGCGACCGCCCAGGTGCTGGGCGACGCGGAGAGGAAGACGGCATGA
- a CDS encoding TetR family transcriptional regulator, whose product MAAGARRYDPDRRQRIIDAAIRVVGAKGIAGLSHRSAAAEADVPLGSTTYHFKTLDDLLVAALRQASEAYAPALVLREGEDLAGALARLLGEALEADRGRVELEYELYLAALRRPALRPVAARWCESVADALAEHTDPLTARALVAVMDGISLQVLLTGTPYEEGPAREILTRVLHPA is encoded by the coding sequence ATGGCCGCCGGGGCGCGCCGCTACGACCCCGACCGCAGGCAGCGGATCATCGACGCCGCGATCCGGGTGGTGGGGGCCAAGGGGATCGCGGGGCTCAGCCACCGCAGCGCGGCGGCGGAGGCGGACGTGCCGCTGGGCTCGACGACGTACCACTTCAAGACCCTGGACGACCTGCTGGTCGCCGCCCTGCGGCAGGCGAGCGAGGCGTACGCGCCCGCGCTGGTGCTCCGCGAGGGCGAGGACCTCGCCGGTGCGCTGGCGCGGCTGCTGGGGGAGGCCCTGGAGGCCGACCGGGGGCGGGTGGAGCTGGAGTACGAGCTCTACCTGGCCGCCCTGCGGCGGCCGGCGCTGCGGCCGGTCGCGGCGCGGTGGTGCGAGTCCGTGGCCGACGCCCTGGCGGAGCACACCGATCCGCTCACGGCGCGGGCCCTGGTGGCGGTGATGGACGGCATCAGCCTCCAGGTCCTCCTGACGGGCACCCCGTACGAGGAGGGCCCGGCCCGCGAGATCCTGACCCGCGTCCTGCACCCCGCGTAG
- a CDS encoding DMT family transporter, translated as MPYVLLAMAIAAEVAGTTAMKYSDGFTRLWPSLGTLVGYVIAFTLLAQTLKSMSVGTAYAIWAGVGTAAIAAIGMVFLGETATAAKIAGIALVIGGVVLLNLGGAAH; from the coding sequence ATGCCCTACGTACTGCTCGCCATGGCCATAGCCGCGGAGGTCGCGGGGACCACCGCCATGAAGTACAGCGACGGCTTCACCCGGCTGTGGCCCTCGCTGGGCACCCTGGTGGGCTACGTCATCGCCTTCACCCTCCTCGCCCAGACGCTGAAGTCGATGTCGGTGGGCACGGCGTACGCGATCTGGGCCGGGGTCGGCACCGCCGCCATCGCCGCGATAGGGATGGTGTTCCTGGGCGAGACCGCCACCGCCGCGAAGATCGCCGGGATCGCGCTGGTCATCGGCGGCGTGGTGCTGCTGAACCTGGGCGGGGCGGCCCACTGA
- a CDS encoding cysteine desulfurase: MTQLPGLLDIEAIRKDFPLLDRVVHDGKKIVYLDNAATSQKPRQVLDALNAYYERHNANVHRGVHVLAEEATALYEGARDKVAAFINAPSRDEVIFTKNASESLNLVANMLGWADEPYRVDRDTEIAITEMEHHSNIVPWQLLSQRTGAKLKWFGLTDDGRLDLSTIEEVITEKTKIVSFTLVSNILGTVNPVEAIVRRAQEVGALVLIDASQAAPHMPLDVQALGADFVAFTGHKMCGPTGIGVLWGRQELLEDLPPFLGGGEMIETVSMHSSTYAPAPHKFEAGTPPIAQAVGLGAAVDYLTSIGMENIAAHEHAITEYAVKRLLEVPDLRIIGPTTAEDRGAAISFTLGDIHPHDVGQVLDEQGIAVRVGHHCARPVCLRYGIPATTRASFYLYSSPAEVDALIDGLEHVRNFFG; the protein is encoded by the coding sequence GTGACACAGCTGCCTGGCCTCCTCGACATCGAGGCGATCCGCAAGGACTTCCCCCTGCTGGATCGTGTGGTCCACGACGGGAAGAAGATCGTTTACCTGGACAACGCGGCGACCTCGCAGAAGCCGCGCCAGGTGCTCGACGCGCTGAACGCCTACTACGAGCGGCACAACGCCAACGTCCACCGCGGCGTGCACGTGCTGGCCGAGGAGGCCACGGCACTGTACGAGGGCGCCCGCGACAAGGTCGCCGCCTTCATCAACGCGCCGAGCCGCGACGAGGTCATCTTCACCAAGAACGCCTCGGAGTCGCTCAACCTCGTCGCGAACATGCTCGGCTGGGCCGACGAGCCCTACCGGGTCGACCGTGACACCGAGATCGCCATCACGGAGATGGAGCACCACTCCAACATCGTCCCGTGGCAGCTGCTCTCGCAGCGCACCGGCGCGAAGCTGAAGTGGTTCGGCCTCACCGACGACGGCCGGCTCGACCTGTCCACCATCGAAGAGGTCATCACGGAGAAGACGAAGATCGTCTCCTTCACGCTGGTCTCCAACATCCTGGGCACCGTCAACCCGGTCGAGGCGATCGTCCGCCGCGCGCAGGAGGTCGGCGCGCTGGTGCTGATCGACGCCTCGCAGGCCGCTCCGCACATGCCGCTGGACGTCCAGGCCCTCGGCGCCGACTTCGTGGCCTTCACCGGCCACAAGATGTGCGGCCCGACCGGCATCGGCGTCCTGTGGGGCCGCCAGGAGCTCCTGGAGGACCTGCCCCCGTTCCTCGGCGGCGGCGAGATGATCGAGACCGTCTCGATGCACTCCTCCACGTACGCCCCGGCGCCCCACAAGTTCGAGGCCGGCACGCCCCCGATCGCCCAGGCCGTCGGCCTCGGCGCGGCCGTGGACTACCTGACCTCGATCGGCATGGAGAACATCGCGGCGCACGAGCACGCGATCACCGAGTACGCGGTCAAGCGCCTCCTGGAGGTGCCCGACCTGCGGATCATCGGCCCCACCACGGCCGAGGACCGCGGCGCGGCGATCTCCTTCACGCTCGGCGACATCCATCCGCACGACGTGGGCCAGGTACTGGACGAGCAGGGCATCGCGGTCCGCGTGGGACACCACTGCGCACGCCCCGTGTGCCTCCGGTACGGAATTCCCGCGACCACGCGAGCGTCTTTCTACCTGTACTCCTCTCCCGCCGAGGTCGACGCGCTGATCGACGGGCTGGAGCACGTACGGAACTTCTTCGGCTGA
- the sufB gene encoding Fe-S cluster assembly protein SufB, which translates to MTTETAHPELEGLGNYEYGWADSDAAGAAAKRGLSEDVVRDISAKKSEPEWMLNLRLKGLKLFGKKPMPMWGSDLSGIDFDNIKYFVRSTEKQAASWEDLPEDIKNTYDKLGIPEAEKQRLVAGVAAQYESEVVYHQIREDLEEQGVIFLDTDTALKEHPELFQEYFGTVIPVGDNKFASLNTAVWSGGSFIYVPKGVHVDIPLQAYFRINTENMGQFERTLIIVDEDAYVHYVEGCTAPVYSSDSLHSAVVEIIVKKGGRCRYTTIQNWSNNVYNLVTKRAVAYEGATMEWIDGNIGSKVTMKYPAVYLMGEHAKGETLSIAFAGEGQHQDAGSKMVHMAPNTSSNIVSKSVARGGGRTSYRGLVEIGEGAAGSKSNVLCDALLVDTISRSDTYPYVDVREDDVTMGHEATVSKVSDDQLFYLMQRGLTEFEAMAMIVRGFVEPIAKELPMEYALELNRLIELQMEGSVG; encoded by the coding sequence ATGACCACGGAGACTGCTCACCCTGAGCTCGAGGGTCTGGGCAACTACGAGTACGGCTGGGCCGACTCCGACGCGGCCGGCGCCGCCGCCAAGCGGGGTCTGTCCGAGGACGTCGTCCGCGACATCTCGGCGAAGAAGTCCGAGCCGGAGTGGATGCTGAACCTCCGCCTCAAGGGCCTCAAGCTGTTCGGCAAGAAGCCCATGCCGATGTGGGGCTCCGACCTCTCCGGCATCGACTTCGACAACATCAAGTACTTCGTGCGCTCCACCGAGAAGCAGGCCGCTTCCTGGGAGGACCTGCCCGAGGACATCAAGAACACGTACGACAAGCTCGGCATCCCGGAGGCGGAGAAGCAGCGCCTCGTCGCCGGTGTCGCGGCCCAGTACGAGTCCGAGGTCGTCTACCACCAGATCCGCGAGGACCTGGAGGAGCAGGGCGTCATCTTCCTCGACACGGACACCGCGCTCAAGGAGCACCCGGAGCTCTTCCAGGAGTACTTCGGCACGGTCATCCCGGTCGGCGACAACAAGTTCGCGTCGCTGAACACCGCCGTGTGGTCGGGCGGCTCCTTCATCTACGTCCCCAAGGGTGTCCACGTGGACATCCCGCTCCAGGCCTACTTCCGCATCAACACGGAGAACATGGGCCAGTTCGAGCGGACGCTGATCATCGTCGACGAGGACGCCTACGTCCACTACGTCGAGGGCTGCACCGCCCCGGTCTACTCCTCGGACTCGCTGCACAGCGCCGTGGTCGAGATCATCGTGAAGAAGGGCGGCCGCTGCCGCTACACGACCATCCAGAACTGGTCGAACAACGTCTACAACCTGGTCACCAAGCGCGCCGTGGCGTACGAGGGCGCGACCATGGAGTGGATCGACGGCAACATCGGTTCCAAGGTCACCATGAAGTACCCGGCCGTCTACCTGATGGGCGAGCACGCCAAGGGCGAGACCCTGTCCATCGCCTTCGCGGGCGAGGGCCAGCACCAGGACGCCGGCTCCAAGATGGTCCACATGGCGCCGAACACCTCCTCCAACATCGTCTCCAAGTCGGTGGCGCGAGGCGGCGGCCGCACCTCCTACCGCGGTCTGGTCGAGATCGGCGAAGGCGCCGCGGGCTCCAAGTCCAACGTGCTGTGCGACGCGCTCCTCGTCGACACCATCTCCCGCTCGGACACCTACCCCTACGTGGACGTCCGCGAGGACGACGTGACGATGGGCCACGAGGCCACCGTCTCCAAGGTCTCCGACGACCAGCTCTTCTACCTGATGCAGCGCGGGCTCACCGAGTTCGAGGCCATGGCGATGATCGTGCGCGGCTTCGTCGAGCCGATCGCGAAGGAGCTGCCGATGGAGTACGCGCTGGAGCTCAACCGGCTCATCGAGCTGCAGATGGAGGGCTCGGTCGGCTAG
- a CDS encoding winged helix-turn-helix transcriptional regulator, which yields MAQRTHLGDADCSIAQALDVVGDWWTLLIVRDTARGLYRFEELQRELGVSRKVLAERLKLLVEAGVLTREPYQERPVRHEYRLTPRGRGLLPVLVALQDWGDTWVLGEGEMTATTEESSKEAVRVHALRGTRLPELLLPDRFGELRDPVADTPFTVLYCFPGGYARAESYPPGWAGIPGAKGCTLESCTFRDQLAEFTAAGATVHGVSTQRPDEQREFAEQERLRFPLLSDAGLDLVTALRLPTFRAAGVSRIKRLTLVVDRERVVREVFYPVTDIEAGVAAALAAVRSAG from the coding sequence ATGGCCCAGCGCACGCACCTCGGTGACGCGGACTGCTCCATCGCCCAGGCCCTCGACGTCGTGGGCGACTGGTGGACGCTGCTGATCGTGCGGGACACGGCGCGCGGCCTGTACCGCTTCGAGGAGCTCCAGCGCGAGCTGGGAGTGTCCCGGAAGGTGCTCGCCGAGCGGCTGAAGCTGCTGGTCGAGGCCGGGGTGCTGACGCGCGAGCCGTACCAGGAGCGCCCGGTGCGGCACGAGTACCGGCTGACCCCGCGCGGGCGGGGGCTGCTGCCGGTCCTGGTGGCCCTCCAGGACTGGGGAGACACCTGGGTCCTGGGAGAGGGAGAGATGACGGCGACGACCGAGGAGTCCTCGAAGGAGGCCGTACGGGTCCACGCGCTGCGCGGCACCCGGCTGCCGGAGCTGCTGCTGCCGGACCGTTTCGGCGAGCTCCGCGACCCCGTGGCGGACACCCCGTTCACCGTCCTGTACTGCTTCCCCGGCGGGTACGCCCGGGCCGAGTCCTACCCGCCCGGGTGGGCCGGGATCCCCGGCGCGAAGGGCTGCACGCTCGAATCGTGCACGTTCCGCGACCAGTTGGCGGAGTTCACCGCCGCCGGCGCCACCGTGCACGGCGTCTCCACCCAGCGGCCGGACGAACAGCGGGAGTTCGCCGAGCAGGAGCGGCTGCGCTTCCCGCTGCTGTCGGACGCCGGGCTGGACCTGGTGACGGCGCTGCGGCTGCCGACGTTCCGCGCGGCGGGGGTGAGCCGGATCAAGCGGCTGACGCTGGTCGTGGACCGGGAGCGGGTGGTGCGGGAGGTCTTCTACCCGGTGACCGACATCGAGGCCGGCGTCGCGGCGGCACTGGCGGCCGTGCGCTCCGCGGGCTAG
- a CDS encoding helix-turn-helix transcriptional regulator encodes MSEAPQGELATGERSTRNRVARSILDHGPSTVADLAQRLGLTQAAVRRHLDTLVADDVVAPREQRVYGARTRGRPAKVFALTDCGRDAFDQSYDTLAADALRWIAQSVGGGDKGEAAVAAFARARMETQARSYREAVEAAAPGARTEALAKALTADGYAATAKSAPGPHSGEQLCQHHCPVAHVAEQFPQLCEAETEVFSRLLGTHVQRLATIAHGDGVCTTFIPRSATQTDTSASASTAGRNPA; translated from the coding sequence ATGAGCGAGGCCCCCCAGGGGGAGCTCGCGACCGGGGAGCGGTCAACCCGCAACCGGGTCGCGCGGTCCATCCTGGACCACGGCCCCTCCACCGTCGCCGACCTCGCGCAGCGCCTCGGCCTCACCCAGGCCGCCGTCCGCCGCCACCTCGACACGCTCGTCGCCGACGACGTGGTCGCACCCCGTGAGCAGCGCGTGTACGGCGCGCGCACCCGGGGCCGGCCCGCCAAGGTCTTCGCGCTGACCGACTGCGGCCGGGACGCCTTCGACCAGTCCTACGACACCCTCGCCGCGGACGCCCTGCGCTGGATCGCGCAGTCCGTCGGCGGCGGCGACAAGGGCGAGGCGGCCGTCGCCGCCTTCGCGAGGGCGCGGATGGAGACGCAGGCGCGGAGCTACCGGGAAGCCGTGGAGGCGGCAGCCCCCGGGGCCCGTACCGAGGCCCTGGCCAAGGCGTTGACCGCGGACGGGTACGCTGCTACGGCGAAGAGCGCTCCCGGTCCGCACAGCGGTGAACAGCTCTGTCAGCACCACTGCCCGGTCGCACACGTCGCCGAGCAGTTCCCGCAGCTCTGCGAGGCGGAGACCGAGGTCTTCTCCCGCCTGCTCGGGACGCATGTGCAGCGCCTCGCCACGATCGCCCACGGCGACGGGGTGTGCACCACGTTCATCCCGCGAAGCGCGACACAGACCGACACATCAGCATCTGCAAGTACGGCCGGGAGGAACCCCGCATGA
- a CDS encoding bifunctional 3-phenylpropionate/cinnamic acid dioxygenase ferredoxin subunit, whose product MTYVKACALSELEENTPKRVELDGTPVSIVSTEGEVFAINDICSHANVSLSEGEVEDCMIECWLHGSAFDLRTGKPSGLPATRPVPVYPVKIEGDDVLVSLTQES is encoded by the coding sequence ATGACGTACGTCAAGGCCTGTGCGCTGAGCGAGCTGGAGGAGAACACCCCCAAGCGGGTGGAACTCGACGGCACGCCGGTGTCCATCGTCTCCACCGAGGGGGAGGTTTTCGCGATCAACGACATCTGCTCGCACGCGAACGTCTCGCTCTCGGAGGGTGAGGTCGAGGACTGCATGATCGAGTGCTGGCTGCACGGGTCGGCCTTCGACCTGCGCACCGGCAAGCCCTCCGGTCTGCCCGCGACGCGCCCCGTCCCCGTTTACCCCGTCAAGATCGAAGGGGACGACGTGCTCGTCTCCCTCACCCAGGAGTCCTGA
- the sufD gene encoding Fe-S cluster assembly protein SufD, which produces MAEAQNIPAGSTTAGAIAVAAESTVATRMSAPPSFDVADFPVPNGREEEWRFTPLARLKGLHDGTAVANGTMKAQIDAPEGVTVESVERDDERIGKAGTPVDRVAAQAFSSFAKATVVTVPKETVLAEPIRVALHGEGGTTFGHTVFDIKPFAEAIIVIDHTGDGVRAANVDILVGDGAKVTFVSVQDWDDTAVHTSQHNALVGRDAVFKSVVVTFGGDLVRLHPRVSYAGPGGEAEMLGVYFTDAGQHQEHRLLVTHDAPHCKSNVVYKGALQGQDAHAVWIGDVLIEKTAEGTDTYEMNRNLVLTDGARVDSVPNLEIETGEIVGAGHASATGRFDDEQLFYLQARGIPAHEARRLVVRGFFAELVQQIGVADIEERLITKIEAELAAAV; this is translated from the coding sequence ATGGCTGAGGCTCAGAACATTCCGGCGGGCTCCACCACCGCCGGCGCGATCGCGGTGGCCGCCGAGTCCACCGTCGCCACCCGGATGAGCGCGCCCCCGTCCTTCGACGTGGCCGACTTCCCCGTCCCGAACGGCCGCGAGGAGGAGTGGCGGTTCACCCCGCTGGCCCGCCTCAAGGGCCTGCACGACGGCACCGCGGTCGCCAACGGCACCATGAAGGCCCAGATCGACGCCCCCGAGGGCGTGACGGTCGAGTCCGTCGAGCGCGACGACGAGCGGATCGGCAAGGCCGGAACCCCCGTCGACCGCGTCGCCGCGCAGGCCTTCTCCTCGTTCGCCAAGGCCACGGTCGTCACCGTGCCCAAGGAGACCGTGCTCGCCGAGCCCATCCGGGTCGCGCTCCACGGTGAGGGCGGCACGACCTTCGGGCACACCGTCTTCGACATCAAGCCCTTCGCCGAGGCGATCATCGTGATCGACCACACCGGCGACGGCGTCCGCGCCGCCAACGTCGACATCCTCGTCGGCGACGGCGCCAAGGTGACCTTCGTGTCCGTCCAGGACTGGGACGACACCGCGGTCCACACCTCGCAGCACAACGCCCTCGTCGGCCGCGACGCCGTCTTCAAGTCCGTCGTCGTGACCTTCGGCGGCGACCTGGTCCGTCTGCACCCGCGCGTCAGCTACGCGGGCCCCGGCGGCGAGGCCGAGATGCTCGGCGTGTACTTCACGGACGCGGGCCAGCACCAGGAGCACCGCCTCCTGGTCACCCACGACGCCCCGCACTGCAAGTCCAACGTGGTCTACAAGGGCGCGCTCCAGGGCCAGGACGCCCACGCCGTCTGGATCGGTGACGTGCTCATCGAGAAGACCGCCGAGGGCACCGACACCTACGAGATGAACCGCAACCTCGTCCTCACGGACGGCGCGCGCGTCGACTCGGTGCCGAACCTCGAGATCGAGACCGGCGAGATCGTCGGCGCCGGCCACGCCTCCGCGACCGGCCGCTTCGACGACGAGCAGCTCTTCTACCTCCAGGCCCGCGGCATCCCGGCCCACGAGGCCCGCCGCCTGGTCGTCCGCGGCTTCTTCGCCGAGCTCGTCCAGCAGATCGGTGTCGCGGACATCGAGGAGCGCCTCATCACCAAGATCGAGGCCGAGCTGGCGGCGGCCGTCTGA